The Struthio camelus isolate bStrCam1 chromosome 17, bStrCam1.hap1, whole genome shotgun sequence genome window below encodes:
- the PEBP1 gene encoding phosphatidylethanolamine-binding protein 1: protein MPVDLGLWSGPLSLTEVEQKPAQPLRVKYGAVEIDELGKVLTPTQVQHRPTSIEWDGCDPQKLYTLVLTDPDAPSRKDPKFREWHHFLVTNMKGNDVGSGKVLSDYVGSGPPKGTGLHRYVWLVYEQPKQLTCNEPILSNRSGDKRGKFKVAAFRSKYELGVPVAGTCYQAEWDDYVPKLYEQLSGK, encoded by the exons ATGCCGGTGGACCTGGGTCTGTGGAGCGGGCCGCTGAGCCTCACCGAGGTGGAGCAGAAGCCGGCGCAGCCGCTGCGCGTCAAGTATGGCGCCGTGGAGATAGACGAGCTGGGCAAGGTGCTGACCCCCACTCAG GTCCAGCATCGCCCCACCAGTATTGAGTGGGATGGCTGTGATCCCCAGAAGCTCTACACCTTGGTCCTCACAGACCCGGATGCTCCCAGTAGGAAGGACCCGAAGTTCAG GGAATGGCATCACTTTCTGGTGACCAACATGAAAGGTAACGACGTGGGGAGTGGGAAAGTGCTGTCAGATTATGTCGGCTCAGGACCTCCCAAAGGAACAG ggctgcaccGGTACGTGTGGCTGGTGTATGAGCAGCCAAAGCAGCTGACCTGCAATGAGCCCATCCTGTCTAATCGCTCCGGTGACAAACGAGGGAAGTTCAAAGTGGCGGCTTTCCGCAGCAAGTATGAGCTGGGGGTGCCCGTGGCTGGCACTTGCTACCAGGCGGAGTGGGATGACTATGTGCCAAAACTCTATGAGCAGCTGTCTGGGAAGTAG